The following are from one region of the Paenibacillus sp. KS-LC4 genome:
- a CDS encoding amidase family protein has protein sequence MRDKINDTFHAFINPELKLPATHTGKLNGLRFAVKDVFAIRGHASSAGNPDWLRTHAAAELTASSIERLLAAGAALSGAAHTDELMYSINGQNAHYGTPINPAAPDRIPGGSSSGSAVAVAAGAVDFALGTDTGGSVRVPSAYCGVYGFRPTHGAVSMDGVIPLAPSFDTVGWMTQGSALLLKIGELLLDNGAAGEEEEQLGAKADVEVVEVLEASVQEAGASSASKEVMGDTVTFSRLLIAEDAWSRAESASELELRELVAKLGQAVGNTERLTLAPEGLDQWLEVFRILQGLEIWQTHGEWITREQPVFGPGIAERFRWASTLRKADGEEKAEERRRIRSKLRELLGTDSLLLLPTIPGTAPDRNISGEAADKQRALTMQLCCIAGLSGLPQVTLPVGEVDGAPIGLSIIAGAGQDLKLLRWIEQHADLWKRSKREESATEGEASI, from the coding sequence ATGCGGGATAAAATAAACGATACCTTTCATGCTTTTATAAACCCGGAGCTTAAGCTTCCAGCAACTCATACGGGCAAGCTTAATGGCCTTCGATTTGCGGTTAAGGATGTATTCGCAATACGAGGACATGCCAGCAGCGCGGGCAATCCCGATTGGCTGCGTACGCATGCAGCGGCGGAGCTTACCGCCTCTTCGATTGAACGGCTGCTTGCCGCAGGAGCGGCTTTGAGCGGGGCGGCGCATACCGATGAGCTGATGTACAGCATCAATGGGCAAAACGCCCATTACGGCACGCCGATTAATCCGGCCGCGCCAGACCGTATTCCAGGCGGCTCGTCCAGCGGCTCCGCCGTAGCCGTTGCAGCGGGGGCGGTGGACTTTGCGCTCGGTACGGATACGGGTGGTTCAGTCCGCGTTCCCTCTGCTTATTGCGGCGTATACGGCTTTAGGCCAACTCATGGCGCAGTTTCAATGGATGGCGTCATTCCCTTGGCCCCGAGCTTTGATACGGTAGGCTGGATGACGCAAGGCAGCGCGTTGCTGCTGAAGATTGGCGAGCTGCTGCTCGATAATGGCGCAGCAGGAGAAGAGGAAGAGCAGCTTGGAGCTAAGGCGGACGTGGAAGTCGTGGAAGTCTTGGAGGCAAGCGTGCAGGAAGCTGGAGCTTCGAGCGCGAGTAAGGAGGTAATGGGGGATACAGTAACGTTCAGCCGCTTGCTTATTGCCGAAGATGCATGGAGCAGGGCGGAATCTGCCAGCGAGCTAGAGCTGAGAGAGCTCGTTGCCAAGCTGGGGCAAGCGGTAGGCAATACCGAGCGGCTGACGCTTGCGCCAGAAGGACTGGATCAGTGGCTGGAAGTATTCCGCATCCTTCAAGGGCTGGAAATTTGGCAGACGCATGGTGAGTGGATTACGCGAGAGCAGCCTGTATTTGGCCCAGGAATAGCCGAACGCTTTCGCTGGGCGAGCACTTTACGCAAGGCGGACGGCGAGGAGAAGGCAGAGGAGAGGCGGCGCATCCGTTCCAAGCTGCGCGAGCTGCTAGGTACGGATAGCCTGCTGCTCCTCCCAACTATTCCGGGCACGGCGCCGGATCGCAACATTAGCGGGGAAGCGGCAGACAAGCAGCGGGCTTTAACGATGCAGCTTTGCTGCATAGCTGGATTGTCGGGTTTGCCGCAGGTGACGCTTCCCGTTGGCGAGGTAGATGGTGCCCCCATCGGTCTATCCATCATTGCAGGAGCAGGACAGGATTTGAAGCTGCTGCGATGGATAGAGCAGCATGCGGATTTATGGAAGCGAAGCAAGCGGGAAGAAAGCGCAACAGAAGGGGAGGCATCCATATAA
- the ggt gene encoding gamma-glutamyltransferase, with protein sequence MNKPITGTKAMVVSPHHLASAAGARILEQGGNAFDAAIAVSACLAVVYPHMTGLGGDSFWLTYAQKEQQVRAYNASGRSGSLATRGAYAGEAAIPVRGPRSAITVPGMVDGWHAVHSGYGRLPFAQVLGIAIGYAENGFPMSPDQYENTVQHADMLAQTPSTAAVYLPQGRPVQAGERFVQRDLAASLRAIAEQGRDAFYKGDIAERIVRYLEGGGGLLTKEDFAEHSGEWVTPLKGLYRGHVVYQVPPNSQGFVALMALQMLESYDLKSYGHGSYAYYHLMIEALKLGFRDRNLYLTDPAFAEIPLERLLSPAYAAELAASIKLDEACSIDTKPVGNDTAYAAVVDEEGNAVSFIQSLYFEFGSGVVAGDTGILLQNRGSFFSLDPQHVNRLEPRKRTFHTLMPAMACLNGKPSHLFGTQGGEGQPQTQVAILTRMIDFGMNPQQAVNEPRWVWGRTWGAQTQELKVESRMSGEVIAQLEQAGHDVRCMKAFDGIMGHAHAIAISPNGIISGGADPRSDGAAIGW encoded by the coding sequence ATGAACAAGCCGATAACCGGCACGAAGGCCATGGTTGTAAGCCCGCATCATCTTGCTTCGGCAGCAGGGGCGCGAATATTAGAACAGGGTGGCAATGCCTTTGATGCTGCTATTGCGGTCAGCGCTTGTCTGGCTGTTGTCTACCCGCATATGACGGGACTCGGCGGCGACTCGTTTTGGCTCACTTACGCACAAAAGGAGCAGCAGGTGAGAGCCTATAATGCTAGCGGACGATCGGGCAGCCTCGCGACGCGCGGAGCTTATGCTGGCGAAGCTGCAATTCCAGTTCGCGGGCCGCGCAGCGCGATTACGGTTCCGGGCATGGTTGACGGCTGGCATGCCGTGCACAGCGGGTATGGACGTCTGCCTTTTGCGCAGGTGCTCGGCATTGCCATTGGTTATGCGGAGAACGGCTTTCCGATGTCGCCGGATCAATATGAAAATACGGTACAGCATGCGGACATGCTTGCGCAAACTCCTTCAACAGCGGCGGTATATTTGCCGCAGGGGCGCCCTGTGCAGGCGGGAGAGCGCTTTGTCCAGCGCGACCTCGCCGCGAGTCTGCGCGCGATTGCGGAGCAGGGGCGCGATGCTTTCTACAAAGGCGATATTGCGGAGCGTATCGTCCGCTATTTGGAAGGCGGCGGCGGGCTGCTGACCAAGGAGGATTTTGCCGAGCATTCGGGTGAGTGGGTAACGCCGCTCAAGGGCTTGTACCGCGGACATGTGGTGTATCAGGTACCGCCCAATTCGCAAGGCTTCGTGGCACTAATGGCACTGCAAATGCTGGAGAGCTATGATCTGAAAAGCTATGGACATGGCTCTTATGCCTATTACCATCTCATGATTGAGGCGCTTAAGCTAGGCTTCCGCGACCGCAATTTATATTTGACAGACCCTGCTTTTGCGGAAATTCCGCTTGAGCGTCTGCTGAGTCCTGCCTATGCAGCGGAGCTTGCAGCTTCTATTAAGCTGGATGAGGCCTGCTCTATTGATACGAAGCCTGTCGGCAATGATACGGCCTATGCGGCGGTTGTGGATGAAGAGGGCAACGCGGTTTCCTTCATTCAAAGCCTATATTTTGAGTTTGGCTCAGGCGTTGTAGCGGGGGATACCGGCATTTTGCTGCAAAATAGAGGCTCCTTCTTCTCGCTTGATCCTCAGCATGTGAATCGTTTGGAGCCGCGCAAGCGGACCTTCCATACGCTAATGCCTGCTATGGCGTGCCTGAATGGCAAGCCAAGCCATCTGTTCGGCACGCAGGGTGGCGAAGGGCAGCCACAGACGCAGGTGGCCATCCTGACACGGATGATTGATTTTGGCATGAATCCGCAGCAGGCGGTGAATGAGCCGCGCTGGGTGTGGGGACGCACATGGGGGGCGCAGACGCAGGAGCTGAAAGTGGAGAGCCGCATGTCGGGTGAGGTTATTGCACAGCTTGAGCAAGCTGGGCATGATGTGCGCTGTATGAAGGCGTTCGACGGTATTATGGGTCACGCTCATGCCATTGCGATTAGTCCTAACGGCATCATCAGCGGCGGAGCTGATCCGCGCAGCGATGGCGCGGCTATCGGCTGGTAG
- a CDS encoding tail fiber protein, which yields MDPYLGEIRLFVGTFAPMDWELCNGKILQISENEALYSLIGSVYGGDGRTTFALPDFRGRVPIHMGKSAEGSTFSLGANRGQETVQLTEAQLPAHTHIAQAQQSAGEETSPANHFWAASTSKQYSEGQAPNVAMSTNALSSAGGNQSHNNMMPFMALTYIICTRGLYPVQP from the coding sequence ATGGATCCATATTTGGGTGAAATCAGGCTGTTTGTCGGTACGTTTGCGCCAATGGACTGGGAGCTGTGCAATGGGAAGATACTCCAGATTTCGGAAAATGAAGCCCTATACAGTTTAATCGGGTCAGTCTACGGAGGGGACGGGAGAACGACGTTTGCTCTCCCTGATTTCCGGGGGAGGGTTCCCATTCATATGGGCAAGAGTGCAGAGGGAAGCACTTTTAGTTTGGGTGCTAATCGCGGTCAGGAAACCGTACAACTGACAGAGGCGCAGCTGCCTGCTCATACCCATATTGCACAAGCGCAGCAGTCCGCGGGTGAAGAGACATCGCCTGCAAATCACTTTTGGGCGGCGAGCACAAGCAAGCAATATTCAGAAGGACAAGCACCTAATGTCGCAATGAGTACAAACGCCTTATCCTCAGCAGGCGGCAACCAAAGCCACAACAATATGATGCCCTTCATGGCCTTGACCTATATTATTTGTACGAGAGGTCTTTACCCTGTCCAACCATAA
- a CDS encoding chromate transporter: METTTSSKAYGQLSWAMFKTGIFGFGGGPSVIPLIRHEAVTRYDWINDEEFGEILALANALPGPIATKMAAYLGYRLQGWLGALAAVLAHILPSAIAMIALLSAVQILSGSAVVQGMIAAVIPVIAVMLGVMAYEFGNRAVKGLGWVAGLISCALAFLLLQVVNIQDAVVIAAFLLYGAMHFKAAAWVKKRRNSRRDKGNNTSASA; encoded by the coding sequence ATGGAGACAACAACAAGCAGCAAGGCATATGGACAGCTATCCTGGGCGATGTTTAAAACCGGTATTTTCGGCTTTGGCGGCGGCCCCTCCGTTATTCCTCTCATTCGACATGAGGCTGTAACTCGCTATGATTGGATTAACGATGAGGAGTTTGGCGAAATATTGGCGCTGGCCAATGCTTTGCCTGGACCGATTGCAACCAAAATGGCCGCTTATCTCGGCTATCGGCTGCAAGGCTGGCTAGGCGCGCTCGCCGCTGTGCTGGCTCATATTTTGCCTTCGGCTATCGCAATGATTGCCCTGCTGTCCGCTGTACAAATTCTTAGCGGCTCCGCTGTTGTGCAGGGCATGATCGCTGCCGTCATACCTGTGATTGCAGTTATGCTTGGCGTGATGGCTTATGAGTTCGGCAACCGCGCGGTGAAGGGACTGGGCTGGGTGGCTGGCCTTATTAGCTGTGCGCTCGCTTTTCTTCTTTTGCAGGTTGTGAATATTCAGGATGCGGTTGTCATTGCTGCCTTCCTTCTCTATGGGGCGATGCATTTCAAGGCTGCCGCATGGGTGAAGAAGCGAAGAAACAGTCGGCGGGATAAAGGCAACAATACGAGCGCGAGCGCATAA
- a CDS encoding chromate transporter, with protein MDWLDLIIGFFIANILGYGGGPASIPLMYHEIVSRYHWSTDAEFSNILALGNALPGPIATKIAAFVGYDVYGIPGMVIALAATIVPSAVALIYLLKLLQKHRQSPIVKGMTLLVQPVVAIMMLLLTWQMTSTAVQSAGLWQTLAIAAVAYWAMERKKIHPAIVICVAFAYGGIVLSHTMA; from the coding sequence ATGGATTGGTTGGACTTAATTATTGGTTTTTTTATTGCAAATATTTTAGGCTATGGCGGTGGACCTGCTTCTATTCCGCTCATGTATCATGAAATCGTCAGCCGCTATCACTGGTCAACCGATGCTGAATTTTCTAACATACTCGCGCTTGGCAATGCCCTCCCAGGCCCGATTGCTACGAAAATCGCTGCTTTTGTTGGCTATGATGTATACGGGATTCCTGGCATGGTGATCGCGCTTGCAGCAACGATTGTCCCTTCTGCCGTTGCGCTCATATACTTGCTCAAGCTGCTGCAAAAGCATCGCCAGTCTCCCATCGTCAAAGGCATGACACTGCTCGTGCAGCCCGTCGTCGCCATTATGATGCTGCTGCTCACTTGGCAAATGACAAGCACAGCTGTGCAATCAGCAGGCCTCTGGCAGACATTAGCTATCGCAGCTGTTGCCTACTGGGCGATGGAACGCAAGAAGATTCATCCGGCGATCGTCATTTGCGTCGCCTTCGCTTACGGGGGGATCGTGCTGTCGCATACGATGGCATAA
- a CDS encoding tail fiber protein, whose product MGDWFLGEIRLFSIGYAPEGWAQCNGQILQVREYQALFSVIGYSFGGDGKNTFQLPNLQGRAVINPTANADIPLYTTGGSETHTLTTNEIPMHTHSVGASSVTGTKVASSANVWSESSLKPFSKTASSAMSHNAVGVTGAGQAHNNMQPYAVANFCIAVMGTFPPKS is encoded by the coding sequence ATGGGAGATTGGTTTCTTGGCGAAATTCGATTGTTTTCAATCGGCTATGCCCCAGAAGGCTGGGCTCAATGCAATGGACAAATACTTCAGGTAAGAGAGTATCAAGCCTTATTCTCGGTTATTGGATATTCATTCGGGGGAGATGGAAAAAATACTTTTCAATTGCCGAATTTGCAGGGCAGAGCGGTCATAAATCCAACTGCAAATGCCGACATTCCTCTGTATACAACCGGAGGGTCCGAGACGCATACCTTGACGACGAATGAGATTCCAATGCATACCCACTCGGTGGGAGCCAGCTCCGTCACCGGCACAAAAGTTGCATCCTCAGCTAATGTATGGAGTGAAAGCAGCTTGAAACCTTTCAGCAAAACGGCTAGTAGCGCCATGTCGCACAATGCGGTCGGCGTAACGGGGGCGGGACAGGCTCATAACAATATGCAGCCCTATGCTGTCGCTAATTTCTGTATTGCGGTGATGGGAACTTTTCCACCGAAATCATAA
- a CDS encoding Lrp/AsnC family transcriptional regulator — MQSKIPPAQAEHAIDDIDRKIIAALHVNGRISYTDLAKDIGLSRVAVQARINTLLEHGVIERFTAVINPEKIGVTVSAFFNVEVEPKFLHEVADRLSEEPVVTSLYHMTGPSKLHMHGLFTSNQEMELFLKEKLYPLPGIMSVDCQVLINRYKSRMGMRL, encoded by the coding sequence ATGCAATCCAAAATACCGCCCGCCCAAGCGGAGCACGCCATTGACGATATAGATCGTAAAATCATCGCCGCCCTGCATGTTAACGGGAGAATATCTTACACCGATTTAGCCAAGGATATCGGTCTATCACGCGTAGCGGTGCAGGCTAGAATCAATACCCTGCTGGAGCATGGCGTCATCGAGCGCTTCACAGCCGTCATTAATCCGGAGAAAATTGGCGTGACGGTGTCAGCTTTTTTCAATGTCGAGGTAGAGCCCAAATTTCTGCATGAGGTAGCCGATCGCTTATCCGAGGAGCCTGTCGTTACCAGTCTGTATCACATGACAGGCCCCAGCAAGCTGCATATGCATGGCCTGTTCACCAGCAATCAGGAAATGGAGCTCTTTTTGAAAGAAAAATTGTACCCGCTGCCAGGCATCATGAGTGTGGATTGTCAGGTTTTAATTAATCGCTATAAAAGTAGAATGGGAATGAGGCTGTAA
- a CDS encoding tail fiber protein, which translates to MDAFLGEIRLFTGNYAPKGWAFCHGQQLSIWKYQALYSLLQGAFGSDYKTYFTLPDLRGLVPIHQGVGTGLTPRALYAKGGSSTEKISEMQMPNHTHVLNAQTAANTMDAVNSIWANQPRGTTTYAYGETPDANMNPLALQASGGSQAHNNMQPFVAINYIICLEEGIYPVKD; encoded by the coding sequence ATGGACGCTTTTCTTGGCGAAATACGCTTGTTTACTGGTAATTATGCTCCAAAGGGCTGGGCTTTCTGTCATGGCCAGCAGCTTTCTATATGGAAATATCAAGCGTTGTACTCCTTACTACAAGGTGCATTTGGCTCAGATTACAAAACGTACTTTACGCTGCCAGATTTGCGAGGGCTTGTGCCGATTCATCAAGGTGTAGGAACTGGTCTGACACCAAGGGCGCTCTATGCGAAGGGCGGCAGCAGCACGGAAAAGATTAGTGAAATGCAAATGCCTAATCACACCCATGTGCTCAATGCCCAGACCGCGGCAAATACAATGGATGCCGTCAATAGTATTTGGGCCAATCAACCGCGTGGCACTACGACGTATGCATATGGTGAAACTCCGGATGCAAACATGAACCCTCTTGCTCTACAGGCAAGCGGGGGCTCTCAGGCCCATAATAATATGCAGCCATTTGTAGCAATCAATTATATTATTTGCTTAGAAGAAGGCATCTATCCCGTTAAGGATTAA